One Heterodontus francisci isolate sHetFra1 chromosome 37, sHetFra1.hap1, whole genome shotgun sequence genomic window carries:
- the mrps16 gene encoding 28S ribosomal protein S16, mitochondrial, producing the protein MVHLSPILLKHYHRGFVCIRLALGGCTNRPFYRIVAAHNKRARDGKYLEQLGSYDPMPNIFNEKLVSLNFERIKYWLGCGAHMTKPVAKLLGLSGFFPLHPMTVTGAERFHKKQALMAQAASEEKPVEAEGDEQPSA; encoded by the exons CGCCGATTCTGCTGAAACATTACCACCGGGGGTTTGTGTGCATCCGCTTGGCTTTGGGTGGCTGTACTAATCGCCCCTTCTACCGGATTGTTGCCGCACACAACAAGCGGGCCAGGGATGGCAAGTACCTGGAGCAGTTGGGCTCGTACGACCCCATGCCCAATATCTTCAACGAGAAGTTGGTCAGTTTGAACTTTGAGAGGATCAAGTATTGGCTGGGCTGTGGGGCACACATGACGAAGCCAGTCGCGAAACTACTAG GACTGTCTGGGTTTTTCCCTCTGCACCCCATGACAGTGACTGGGGCAGAGAGATTTCATAAGAAGCAGGCACTAATGGCCCAAGCAGCATCGGAGGAGAAGCCTGTGGAAGCTGAAGGGGATGAGCAGCCGAGTGCCTAA